A window from Neobacillus sp. PS3-40 encodes these proteins:
- a CDS encoding dihydroorotate dehydrogenase, whose protein sequence is MRGLAIELPGLSLKNPIMPASGCFGFGKEYSQFYDLSILGAIMIKATTVEARFGNPTPRVAETTAGMLNAIGLQNPGLAKVMSEELPWLSQYDVPIIANVAGSTEEDYIEVAKEISKVPNVHALELNISCPNVKTGGIAFGTIPEVAKQLTRKVKSVSSVPVYVKLSPNVTNIVEMAQAVEAGGADGLTMINTLVGMRIDIKTGKPILANRTGGLSGPAIKPVAIRMIYEVSQAVSLPIIGMGGIHSAEDVIEFFYAGASAVAVGTANFVDPYACPTIIEELPAILDKLGYEHISECRGRSWR, encoded by the coding sequence ATGAGAGGTTTGGCCATTGAATTACCAGGTTTAAGCTTGAAAAATCCTATTATGCCTGCTTCCGGATGCTTTGGCTTTGGCAAGGAATACAGCCAGTTTTATGATTTAAGTATTCTTGGGGCAATCATGATCAAAGCAACAACTGTTGAAGCGAGGTTCGGCAATCCAACACCGCGTGTTGCTGAAACAACTGCTGGAATGCTAAATGCAATTGGATTGCAAAATCCTGGACTAGCCAAGGTTATGTCTGAAGAATTGCCATGGCTTTCCCAGTATGATGTGCCGATCATTGCCAATGTTGCCGGGTCAACTGAAGAGGATTATATCGAGGTGGCAAAGGAAATTTCAAAAGTACCAAATGTTCATGCTTTGGAATTAAATATCTCTTGTCCAAATGTAAAGACAGGTGGTATCGCGTTTGGAACGATTCCTGAAGTGGCTAAACAATTAACCCGCAAAGTAAAGTCGGTATCTAGTGTACCGGTTTATGTAAAACTGTCACCTAACGTCACTAATATTGTCGAGATGGCGCAAGCTGTCGAAGCAGGAGGGGCAGATGGTCTGACGATGATTAATACTCTTGTTGGAATGAGAATTGATATAAAAACGGGTAAGCCAATTTTAGCTAACCGAACAGGAGGACTTTCAGGTCCTGCAATAAAGCCGGTCGCGATTCGAATGATTTATGAAGTAAGTCAAGCAGTATCGCTCCCGATTATTGGAATGGGAGGTATTCATTCTGCAGAAGACGTGATTGAATTTTTCTATGCAGGTGCAAGTGCGGTTGCAGTGGGTACGGCTAATTTTGTTGATCCATATGCCTGTCCAACGATTATTGAAGAATTGCCTGCTATCCTTGATAAATTAGGGTATGAGCATATTTCGGAATGCAGGGGAAGGAGCTGGAGATAG
- the pyrF gene encoding orotidine-5'-phosphate decarboxylase produces the protein MDNPLIIALDFATGNDTRKFLERFGDRKLFLKVGMELFYQEGPSVIQMVKESGHNIFLDLKLHDIPNTVKSAMKNLARLECDLVNVHAAGGKEMMQAALEGLDAGTSAGRKRPDCIAVTQLTSTSETQMNNDQRIPGSLAESVFHYARLAQNAGLEGVVCSAWEAAAIRSQLGSDFYTVTPGIRMSTDNIQDQKRVATPQLAKELGVSAIVVGRSITRAEDPLKSYEHWMKIWGGKHQ, from the coding sequence TTGGATAACCCTCTGATAATTGCCCTTGATTTTGCTACTGGAAATGATACAAGAAAATTCCTTGAGCGATTTGGAGATCGTAAACTTTTTCTCAAAGTTGGTATGGAGCTTTTTTATCAAGAAGGCCCTAGTGTGATTCAAATGGTAAAGGAATCAGGGCATAATATCTTTCTAGATTTAAAGCTTCATGACATTCCAAACACGGTGAAAAGCGCCATGAAGAATCTTGCTAGACTTGAATGTGATCTTGTCAATGTACATGCTGCTGGTGGTAAGGAAATGATGCAAGCTGCTTTGGAAGGGCTTGATGCAGGGACAAGTGCAGGTCGCAAGCGGCCTGATTGTATCGCTGTTACCCAATTAACAAGCACCTCAGAAACTCAAATGAATAATGACCAGCGTATTCCTGGTTCATTAGCTGAATCAGTTTTTCATTATGCGAGGCTTGCTCAAAATGCCGGTCTTGAAGGTGTGGTTTGTTCAGCATGGGAGGCTGCGGCAATTCGAAGCCAGCTTGGCTCCGATTTTTATACAGTTACTCCAGGGATTAGGATGAGCACTGATAACATCCAAGATCAAAAGCGTGTTGCCACTCCTCAACTTGCAAAAGAGCTTGGCGTTTCGGCCATCGTTGTTGGTCGTTCAATTACAAGGGCAGAGGACCCATTAAAAAGCTATGAGCATTGGATGAAAATATGGGGAGGAAAACATCAATGA
- the pyrE gene encoding orotate phosphoribosyltransferase, with protein sequence MKKTIAARLLEINAVALKPHDPFTWTSGMRAPIYCDNRLTLTYPIIRREIAEGLVKLIKDHFPNAEAVAGTATAGIPHAAWVSDLLNLPMCYVRSKAKGHGKGNQIEGRVEKGQKIVVVEDLISTGGSVITAVQALREAGCDVLGAVSIFTYGLEKGKQMLQSENIQSESITDFATLVEVAIEKEYISKDDQENLLSWSKDPAVWSSNH encoded by the coding sequence ATGAAAAAAACAATTGCTGCAAGACTTTTGGAAATTAATGCGGTTGCGCTAAAGCCTCATGATCCATTTACATGGACATCGGGAATGCGCGCGCCGATTTATTGTGATAACCGATTAACATTAACTTATCCAATTATTAGAAGAGAAATCGCTGAAGGATTAGTGAAGTTAATTAAGGATCATTTTCCCAATGCAGAAGCAGTTGCTGGTACCGCTACAGCTGGAATCCCCCATGCTGCTTGGGTAAGTGATTTGCTGAATTTACCAATGTGTTATGTGCGTTCAAAAGCAAAAGGACATGGTAAAGGGAATCAAATTGAAGGACGAGTTGAAAAGGGACAAAAGATCGTTGTTGTAGAGGACTTGATTTCGACTGGTGGAAGTGTAATTACCGCAGTACAGGCCCTTCGCGAAGCAGGTTGTGATGTCCTTGGTGCCGTATCTATTTTTACATACGGATTGGAAAAAGGAAAACAAATGCTGCAGAGCGAAAATATTCAATCCGAATCAATAACAGATTTTGCTACTTTAGTGGAAGTAGCAATTGAAAAGGAATATATAAGCAAGGATGATCAGGAGAACTTGCTTTCGTGGAGTAAAGATCCTGCTGTGTGGAGTAGTAATCATTAA
- a CDS encoding NFACT RNA binding domain-containing protein, translated as MSFDGLFTKAMVDELKSSLQGGRINKVHQPYKNEIILTIRAGGGNHKLLLSAHPSYARVQLTNEAYDNPSEPPMFCMLLRKHIEGHILEDIYQVAEDRIIIFEIKGRNEIGDISYKQLIIEVMGRHSNIVLVDKIRNVILDSVKHVSFAVNSHRAIMPGQDYISPPEQHKQNPFNLVEEDVLKKLDFNSGKLDQQLVNQFAGISPLFSKEVIFKSGLANRSTLPKTFIHLINKVQSGSISPAIMTIDGKEAFYLFPLEHLGGESKTFNTISEMLDRYYFGKAERDRVKQQSTDVERFIINEKEKNEKKIKKLKITLKAAEKADEFKRFGELLTANIYAAKKGMKEIEVVNYYDEMGGILVIPLDPRKSPSDNAQKYFSKYQKAKNAVAIVIDQIEKAREEVAYFDRLLQQVQAAAPKDIQGIREELVEGGYIRDRQKKNAKKFQNTKPQLDHFLASNGTEIIVGKNNKQNDYLTNKLAARDEIWFHTKDIPGSHVVIRDKEPNDDTIREAAILAAYFSKARNSSSVPVDYTKVRFVKKPSGAKPGFVIYDNQQTVYVTPDEETVLKLKQK; from the coding sequence ATGTCATTTGATGGTTTATTTACAAAAGCAATGGTCGATGAGCTAAAAAGCTCATTACAGGGTGGGCGAATCAATAAGGTTCACCAACCATATAAAAATGAAATAATTTTAACAATCCGCGCGGGCGGGGGGAATCACAAGCTCCTCTTATCTGCTCATCCTAGCTATGCAAGGGTACAGTTAACGAACGAGGCGTATGATAATCCATCTGAACCACCTATGTTTTGTATGCTTCTTAGGAAACATATAGAGGGACATATCCTTGAGGACATCTACCAAGTAGCAGAAGACCGCATCATTATTTTTGAAATAAAGGGTCGGAATGAAATCGGGGATATTAGCTATAAACAATTAATCATAGAAGTAATGGGTCGTCACAGCAATATAGTATTAGTGGATAAAATCCGCAATGTTATTCTTGATAGTGTCAAGCACGTTTCTTTTGCAGTTAACAGTCATCGTGCCATTATGCCGGGGCAAGACTACATTTCACCACCAGAACAACATAAACAAAACCCATTCAATTTAGTAGAAGAAGATGTTTTAAAAAAATTAGATTTTAACAGTGGTAAATTAGATCAGCAACTTGTTAACCAATTTGCTGGGATCTCTCCACTTTTTTCTAAAGAAGTAATTTTTAAAAGCGGACTAGCAAATCGATCAACCTTACCAAAAACGTTTATACATTTAATCAATAAAGTGCAAAGCGGCTCCATTTCCCCCGCGATTATGACAATTGATGGCAAAGAAGCTTTTTATCTTTTTCCACTTGAACATCTTGGAGGAGAAAGCAAAACATTTAATACTATAAGTGAAATGCTTGATCGTTATTACTTTGGCAAGGCTGAACGGGACCGCGTCAAACAGCAATCAACCGATGTAGAGCGATTTATTATTAATGAAAAAGAAAAAAATGAAAAGAAAATTAAGAAACTAAAAATCACCTTAAAGGCAGCCGAAAAAGCGGACGAGTTTAAGCGTTTTGGCGAACTTCTTACAGCAAACATTTATGCAGCAAAAAAAGGAATGAAGGAAATTGAAGTTGTTAATTATTACGATGAAATGGGTGGGATCCTTGTTATTCCACTAGATCCACGGAAATCCCCATCTGATAATGCACAAAAATATTTTTCAAAATATCAAAAGGCAAAAAATGCGGTTGCTATTGTTATTGATCAAATAGAAAAAGCTCGTGAGGAAGTTGCCTACTTTGATCGTTTGTTGCAGCAAGTTCAAGCAGCTGCTCCAAAAGATATTCAAGGGATTCGCGAAGAACTTGTAGAAGGTGGATATATACGGGATCGACAAAAGAAAAATGCGAAAAAATTTCAAAATACAAAGCCACAATTAGACCACTTTCTTGCTTCCAATGGAACCGAAATAATCGTTGGCAAAAATAATAAACAAAATGATTATTTGACAAATAAGCTTGCAGCAAGAGATGAGATATGGTTTCATACAAAAGATATACCAGGCTCACACGTTGTAATCAGAGATAAAGAACCGAACGATGATACGATTCGAGAAGCAGCGATCCTTGCCGCTTACTTTAGTAAGGCACGAAATTCGAGCTCGGTTCCCGTCGACTATACAAAAGTGCGTTTTGTTAAAAAGCCGAGCGGAGCAAAACCGGGATTTGTCATCTATGATAACCAGCAAACCGTTTATGTTACACCTGATGAGGAAACCGTCCTTAAGTTGAAGCAAAAATAA
- a CDS encoding calcium-translocating P-type ATPase, SERCA-type: MRFYEMEIDEVGKALETDFSVGLSAEEVKNRVKQYGYNELDEGEKQSALLLFFSQFKDFMVLVLLVATLISGLLGEYIDAIAIIAIVIINGFLGFFQERRAEKSLQALKELSAPQVHVLREGEWIKIPSKEVTVGDILKFSSGDRIGADVRIIESKSLEIEESALTGESVPVSKHGDLLRTSNPGIGDMENIAFMGTMVTRGSGTGVVIATGMKTAMGQIADLLQNAEAAETPLQRRLEELGKILIVAALLLTVLVVAIGVMQGHDLYTMFLAGVSLAVAAIPEGLPAIVTVALSLGVQKMIKKNAIVRKLPAVETLGCASVICSDKTGTMTQNKMAVTHLWSGGKTWTVDGVGYEPKGNFYQNDKAIHIRDEKALQQMLIFGMVCNHSELVIKDNTITLDGDPTEGALLVSAMKAGYDRHKLLDEFTIINEFPFDSARKMMSIHVKDKQGRNFIVTKGAPDVLLGVCESILWDGKTQYMGNDIQTKVQDAINGLASKALRTIAIAFKPIPENTVLLSEHEAEKKLTFIGVQGMIDPPRPEVKTAIKECKEAGIKTIMITGDHVVTAKAIAGQLGILTSKSRVLDGKALSEMSVEELEDVVDDVSVFARVSPEHKLKIVRALQNRGHVVAMTGDGVNDAPAIKAADIGVAMGITGTDVAKEASALVLLDDNFATIKAAIKEGRNIYENIRKFIRYLLASNVGEILVMLFAMILGLPLPLVPIQILWVNLVTDGLPAMALGLDSPEENVMKRRPRSPKEGVFARGLGWKVVSRGFLIGIVTLFAFMLVYKNDPARLQYAQTVAFASLVMAQLIHVFDCRSEKSVLSRNPFGNIFLVWSVISSLALLLVVIYYPPLQPIFHTLPIAGKDWFLIIGLSSIPTFLLAGSFLARKTK, from the coding sequence ATGAGATTCTATGAAATGGAAATAGATGAAGTTGGAAAAGCCTTAGAGACTGATTTTTCAGTGGGACTGTCAGCAGAAGAGGTAAAGAATCGGGTTAAGCAATATGGCTATAATGAACTGGATGAAGGAGAAAAGCAATCGGCTTTGCTCTTATTTTTTAGTCAATTTAAAGACTTCATGGTCCTGGTATTACTGGTAGCAACTTTAATATCCGGTCTTCTTGGTGAATATATTGATGCCATTGCCATTATTGCGATTGTCATTATAAATGGATTTCTTGGTTTTTTTCAGGAAAGAAGAGCTGAAAAATCACTTCAGGCATTAAAAGAATTATCGGCACCACAAGTCCATGTGTTACGAGAAGGAGAATGGATCAAAATACCTTCAAAGGAAGTTACGGTCGGGGATATCCTTAAATTTTCAAGTGGAGACCGAATTGGTGCAGATGTACGGATTATTGAATCAAAAAGCTTAGAAATAGAGGAATCCGCTCTAACTGGAGAATCTGTACCGGTTTCGAAGCATGGGGACTTATTAAGAACAAGCAACCCAGGGATTGGTGATATGGAAAATATCGCCTTCATGGGAACGATGGTGACTAGAGGCAGTGGCACCGGAGTTGTGATTGCAACGGGAATGAAAACAGCAATGGGACAAATTGCTGATCTCCTCCAAAATGCAGAAGCGGCTGAAACGCCGTTGCAGCGACGTTTGGAGGAATTAGGGAAAATATTAATTGTTGCTGCATTATTGCTGACCGTTTTAGTTGTGGCTATTGGCGTCATGCAGGGCCATGACTTATACACCATGTTCTTAGCAGGTGTATCGCTTGCGGTTGCTGCAATACCTGAAGGATTGCCAGCTATTGTAACAGTTGCCTTATCACTCGGTGTCCAAAAAATGATTAAGAAAAATGCAATTGTTCGGAAGCTTCCAGCTGTTGAAACACTTGGTTGTGCATCTGTTATTTGCTCCGATAAAACGGGAACGATGACACAGAACAAGATGGCAGTTACACATTTATGGAGTGGTGGTAAGACATGGACAGTAGATGGCGTTGGATATGAACCGAAAGGTAATTTTTATCAAAATGACAAAGCCATTCATATTAGAGATGAAAAAGCGCTGCAACAAATGCTTATTTTTGGAATGGTTTGCAATCATTCAGAGTTAGTTATTAAGGATAATACTATAACTCTTGATGGTGACCCAACCGAAGGCGCATTGCTAGTGAGTGCTATGAAAGCCGGGTATGATCGCCATAAATTACTTGATGAATTCACGATTATAAATGAATTTCCATTTGATTCGGCTCGAAAAATGATGAGTATCCATGTAAAAGACAAACAAGGTCGAAACTTTATCGTCACAAAAGGTGCGCCGGATGTTCTTTTAGGTGTTTGCGAGTCGATCCTTTGGGATGGCAAGACACAATATATGGGGAATGATATCCAAACCAAAGTTCAGGATGCGATTAATGGACTTGCCTCCAAGGCACTCAGAACCATTGCGATTGCATTTAAACCAATTCCAGAAAATACGGTTCTCTTGTCAGAACATGAGGCAGAAAAAAAATTAACCTTTATTGGGGTTCAAGGCATGATTGACCCTCCGAGGCCGGAAGTGAAAACGGCTATAAAAGAGTGTAAGGAAGCAGGCATCAAAACGATTATGATAACAGGAGACCATGTTGTTACAGCAAAAGCTATTGCCGGACAACTTGGGATTTTAACAAGTAAGAGTAGGGTTCTCGATGGGAAGGCATTATCTGAGATGTCCGTGGAAGAATTGGAGGACGTTGTTGACGATGTTTCTGTATTTGCTAGGGTTTCACCAGAACATAAGCTTAAGATTGTTAGGGCACTGCAAAATCGAGGTCATGTTGTTGCCATGACAGGTGATGGTGTAAATGATGCCCCAGCGATCAAAGCAGCAGATATCGGGGTGGCTATGGGGATTACTGGGACTGATGTTGCGAAAGAAGCATCCGCCCTCGTTTTGCTTGATGATAATTTTGCGACAATTAAGGCTGCTATAAAAGAAGGTCGGAATATATATGAAAATATCCGAAAATTCATTCGCTATTTATTAGCTTCAAATGTGGGTGAAATATTAGTAATGCTGTTCGCGATGATTTTAGGTTTACCGTTGCCACTTGTACCTATCCAAATACTTTGGGTAAATTTAGTAACGGATGGTCTACCAGCAATGGCACTTGGCCTTGATAGCCCCGAAGAGAATGTAATGAAAAGGAGACCGCGTAGCCCAAAAGAAGGTGTTTTTGCAAGAGGCCTTGGGTGGAAGGTAGTTTCGCGGGGCTTTCTTATTGGAATAGTTACACTGTTTGCCTTTATGTTGGTTTATAAAAATGATCCAGCTCGTTTGCAATACGCACAGACTGTGGCGTTTGCATCCCTTGTAATGGCACAGTTGATTCATGTATTTGACTGTCGCAGTGAAAAGTCTGTATTATCAAGAAATCCATTTGGAAACATATTTCTCGTGTGGTCAGTTATCTCATCCCTTGCTTTATTGCTTGTGGTAATTTACTATCCACCACTTCAACCGATTTTTCATACTCTCCCTATCGCAGGAAAAGACTGGTTTTTGATTATTGGATTATCTTCAATTCCAACTTTTTTACTAGCAGGATCGTTTTTGGCAAGAAAAACAAAATAA
- a CDS encoding YicC/YloC family endoribonuclease, which yields MVISMTGFGRSKVVSGPYSVNVEIKTVNHRFSEFSIRMPRQLLKIEEKIKKKLNQHIRRGRVEVFVTLEGEGTVTRKVHVDWKLIDEYYQFLLDAKKKYNLEGNVSLAELLGLDELVHIEESEMGNEELETIVLTGIEEAVILLKQMRLAEGEELKKDITANLYQLETSLLDLRKYAPFVVQVYKERLTKRMQEFLNGQYDESRILTEVAIFADKADINEEMTRLCSHIQQFLQTLEDNEPIGRKLDFLVQEMNREVNTIGSKANDSNIAKKVVEMKSLLEKLKEQIQNIE from the coding sequence ATGGTTATAAGTATGACAGGCTTTGGAAGAAGCAAGGTAGTATCTGGGCCTTATTCGGTTAATGTTGAAATTAAAACAGTCAATCATCGTTTCTCTGAGTTCAGTATTCGAATGCCTCGTCAGCTTCTAAAAATCGAGGAAAAAATAAAGAAAAAACTTAATCAGCATATCCGCCGAGGAAGAGTCGAAGTATTTGTGACTTTAGAGGGCGAAGGAACTGTTACCCGAAAAGTCCATGTTGACTGGAAGCTAATTGACGAATATTATCAGTTCCTCCTAGATGCAAAGAAAAAGTACAACCTTGAAGGAAATGTATCATTGGCTGAGCTACTGGGCCTTGATGAGCTTGTACATATTGAAGAGAGTGAAATGGGGAACGAAGAGCTTGAGACTATTGTCCTCACTGGAATTGAAGAAGCGGTTATTCTACTTAAACAAATGAGGCTTGCTGAAGGGGAAGAACTAAAAAAAGATATTACCGCAAATTTATATCAATTGGAGACTTCATTGCTCGATCTTCGGAAATATGCTCCATTCGTTGTTCAAGTATATAAAGAACGATTGACGAAAAGAATGCAAGAGTTTCTAAATGGCCAATATGATGAATCTAGAATCTTAACTGAAGTTGCAATTTTTGCTGATAAAGCAGATATAAATGAAGAAATGACAAGGCTTTGCAGTCATATTCAGCAATTCTTGCAAACACTAGAGGACAATGAGCCAATTGGACGAAAACTTGACTTCCTTGTACAGGAAATGAATCGAGAAGTAAATACAATCGGTTCAAAAGCAAACGATTCGAACATTGCAAAAAAGGTTGTCGAAATGAAAAGCCTACTTGAAAAATTAAAGGAACAGATTCAAAATATCGAGTAG
- the remA gene encoding extracellular matrix/biofilm regulator RemA has product MSIKLINIGFGNIASANRIISIVSPESAPIKRIIQDARDRGALIDATYGRRTRAVIVMDSDHVILSAVQPETVANRLYDRDETLDEG; this is encoded by the coding sequence ATGTCAATTAAATTGATAAATATAGGATTTGGAAATATTGCTTCCGCCAATCGGATTATTTCAATTGTTAGCCCTGAATCTGCCCCTATAAAAAGGATTATTCAAGATGCACGTGATCGGGGAGCATTAATTGATGCTACTTATGGAAGACGTACCCGTGCAGTAATTGTAATGGACTCAGACCATGTCATTCTCTCAGCGGTACAGCCTGAAACCGTTGCTAATAGGCTATATGACCGTGATGAAACTTTAGATGAAGGGTAG
- the gmk gene encoding guanylate kinase, with protein MQEKGLLIVLSGPSGVGKGTVRKEIFSHPETAFEYSISMTTRSPRVGEENGIDYFFKSREEFEMLIEQGKLLEYAEFVGNYYGTPVDYVRETLDSGKDVFLEIEVKGARQVREKFPEGLFIFLMPPSLTELKNRIVTRGTETEAIIHNRMLSAREEIEMMSLYDYVVENDQVERACDRIRAIVTAEHCRRERVEFRYKKLLEAE; from the coding sequence ATGCAGGAAAAGGGATTGCTTATCGTACTTTCAGGACCCTCTGGAGTGGGAAAAGGAACAGTCAGAAAAGAAATATTTTCCCACCCGGAAACGGCTTTTGAATATTCGATTTCGATGACAACAAGATCCCCACGTGTGGGTGAAGAAAATGGGATTGACTATTTCTTTAAATCAAGGGAAGAGTTTGAAATGCTTATTGAACAGGGTAAGCTTTTGGAGTATGCAGAATTTGTAGGTAATTACTATGGAACTCCAGTCGATTATGTAAGAGAAACCCTTGATTCTGGTAAAGATGTATTTTTAGAGATTGAAGTTAAAGGTGCTCGTCAGGTTCGTGAAAAATTTCCAGAGGGGCTATTTATCTTTTTGATGCCACCGAGTTTAACGGAGTTAAAAAACCGGATCGTGACGAGGGGTACAGAAACAGAGGCTATTATCCATAATAGGATGCTTTCTGCCCGAGAAGAAATTGAAATGATGAGTTTGTATGATTATGTTGTCGAAAATGATCAAGTTGAACGTGCTTGCGATCGTATAAGAGCGATCGTAACGGCGGAACATTGCCGCCGAGAGCGGGTTGAATTTCGTTATAAAAAATTGCTGGAGGCTGAATAA
- the rpoZ gene encoding DNA-directed RNA polymerase subunit omega, with translation MLYPSIDSLLEIIDSKYSLVSVAAKRARAMQQAKDERLPKYVSYKCVGKALEEIYSGELTYRVAKNLDTQGK, from the coding sequence ATGTTATATCCTTCTATTGACTCATTGCTTGAGATAATTGATTCAAAGTATTCACTTGTATCTGTTGCGGCTAAGCGTGCTCGTGCGATGCAACAAGCAAAAGATGAAAGATTACCTAAGTACGTTTCATATAAATGTGTTGGGAAAGCTCTTGAAGAAATTTATAGTGGCGAACTCACGTATCGTGTCGCTAAGAATTTAGATACTCAAGGTAAGTAG
- the coaBC gene encoding bifunctional phosphopantothenoylcysteine decarboxylase/phosphopantothenate--cysteine ligase CoaBC — protein sequence MVKDKKIVLCVTGGIAVFKAAALTSKLIQAGAQVKVILSDSAAKFVTPLTFQALSRNEVYMDTFDEKNPQVIAHIDLADWADLVIVAPATANTIAKIAHGIADNMLTTTLLATTAPVWIAPAMNVHMYNHPAVKENITTLTKYGYQFIEPGEGYLACGYVGKGRLEEPEKIVLLVQEFFQNDSNLLSGKTVVVTAGPTREKIDPVRFISNHSTGKMGYALAEAAVKAGAKVVLISGPTNLACPYGVERISVESASEMYDAVLSHFNSADIVIKSAAVADYRPKIVHDNKIKKQQEAAVIELERTKDILHELGLKKTKQLLIGFAAETNNIDEYATKKLISKNADMIVANNVLSEGAGFGTDTNVVTLFKRDGTASKLPLMSKQKVAEKIIEETALLLKDLEK from the coding sequence ATGGTGAAGGATAAAAAAATAGTATTATGTGTAACAGGAGGAATAGCAGTTTTCAAAGCTGCTGCGCTAACAAGCAAACTTATCCAAGCGGGAGCACAAGTGAAGGTTATTTTATCTGATTCTGCTGCAAAATTTGTGACGCCATTAACCTTTCAAGCTTTATCCCGCAATGAAGTTTACATGGATACCTTTGATGAAAAGAATCCACAAGTAATTGCTCATATTGATCTTGCAGATTGGGCAGATTTGGTTATTGTTGCCCCTGCAACTGCAAATACAATAGCAAAAATTGCCCATGGAATTGCAGATAATATGTTGACAACTACATTGCTAGCTACAACGGCTCCCGTCTGGATTGCGCCAGCAATGAATGTTCATATGTACAACCATCCTGCAGTTAAGGAGAACATCACTACATTAACGAAATATGGATACCAGTTTATCGAGCCTGGTGAAGGCTATTTAGCCTGTGGTTATGTTGGCAAAGGCCGCCTCGAAGAACCAGAAAAAATCGTTTTGTTAGTACAGGAATTTTTCCAAAATGATTCAAACCTTCTAAGTGGAAAAACGGTGGTTGTAACTGCAGGACCGACAAGGGAGAAAATTGATCCAGTTCGTTTCATCTCAAATCATTCAACAGGAAAAATGGGTTATGCACTTGCTGAAGCAGCAGTGAAAGCAGGGGCAAAGGTTGTCTTAATTTCTGGCCCGACAAACCTTGCGTGTCCATATGGTGTGGAGCGTATTAGCGTTGAAAGTGCATCTGAAATGTATGATGCTGTACTTTCACATTTTAACAGTGCAGATATTGTAATTAAATCAGCAGCAGTGGCGGATTACCGTCCGAAGATAGTCCATGACAATAAAATAAAAAAACAACAAGAAGCAGCGGTTATTGAATTGGAGAGAACAAAGGATATTCTCCATGAACTTGGATTGAAAAAAACCAAGCAATTGCTTATAGGTTTTGCGGCCGAAACAAATAACATTGATGAATATGCGACAAAAAAACTCATCTCAAAAAATGCAGATATGATTGTTGCAAACAATGTATTGTCTGAGGGTGCGGGATTTGGTACTGATACTAACGTTGTGACTCTTTTTAAACGGGATGGAACCGCTTCTAAATTACCTTTAATGTCCAAGCAAAAAGTTGCTGAAAAGATTATCGAAGAGACTGCTCTTCTCTTGAAGGATTTGGAGAAATGA